The Gillisia sp. Hel_I_86 genome has a segment encoding these proteins:
- a CDS encoding ABC transporter permease, translating to MKTLLKIAWRNIWRNRTRSLVVVISLAIGIWATVIILAVSDTLHIESLKDAIEHKYGHVQIENPDFVKNEKLVTTISNGERILEEIRTDEEVKAATARTQVYGIIASAGYSSNIVLIGVLPGAEEKTTMLKSRLSSGDYLAPEVRNPIILGEKLAKKLNIKPGNKVVLGFEGKEGTLISSTFRVTGLYNATQARDEEMLVYADLADVTRLAGIEGQYNKIVIKLNDPDQLAPYLASLKARFSGPDVQIRDWREANADLELLSNWIDQMDFIVTIIVLIALAFGILNTMLMSILERYKELGILMAIGMNRLRVFTMIVMETAYLSILGGAVGMGIGFITVSALNYKGISLSLFSEGLAGWGFTNIVYPTLEPRVYIIITVLVILTAVITSIYPAIKALMLKPNEAISKQN from the coding sequence ATGAAAACGCTTTTAAAAATAGCATGGAGAAATATCTGGAGGAACAGGACCCGAAGCCTGGTCGTGGTCATTTCATTGGCAATCGGGATTTGGGCAACGGTTATTATCCTGGCCGTATCGGACACCCTGCACATTGAATCGCTGAAAGACGCCATCGAACATAAATACGGGCATGTACAGATTGAGAACCCCGATTTTGTAAAAAACGAAAAATTGGTCACTACCATCTCCAATGGAGAAAGGATATTGGAGGAAATTAGAACGGATGAGGAAGTAAAAGCCGCTACGGCCAGGACCCAAGTGTATGGTATCATCGCCTCTGCCGGCTATTCATCCAATATCGTCCTTATAGGCGTATTGCCCGGGGCGGAAGAGAAAACCACGATGCTAAAATCAAGGCTCTCTTCGGGGGATTACCTTGCCCCAGAGGTGAGGAACCCCATTATACTTGGGGAAAAGCTGGCCAAAAAACTCAATATAAAACCAGGCAATAAAGTGGTATTGGGCTTTGAGGGCAAAGAGGGGACCTTGATATCCTCAACGTTCAGGGTTACGGGCCTGTACAATGCCACCCAGGCCAGGGACGAAGAAATGTTGGTCTATGCCGACCTTGCAGATGTTACCAGACTGGCCGGCATTGAAGGGCAATACAACAAGATAGTCATTAAGCTCAACGATCCGGATCAACTGGCACCTTATCTCGCTTCCCTAAAAGCAAGGTTCAGCGGGCCCGATGTACAGATACGGGATTGGCGCGAAGCCAATGCAGATCTGGAGCTGCTCAGTAACTGGATAGACCAAATGGATTTTATCGTTACCATCATTGTGCTGATCGCCCTGGCCTTTGGGATATTAAATACCATGTTGATGTCGATCTTGGAACGTTACAAGGAACTGGGCATATTAATGGCCATCGGAATGAACAGGCTGCGCGTATTCACGATGATCGTGATGGAAACCGCCTACCTTTCTATTTTAGGTGGTGCCGTAGGGATGGGGATCGGCTTTATTACCGTCTCGGCCCTAAATTATAAAGGAATTAGTTTAAGCCTGTTTTCCGAAGGATTGGCGGGTTGGGGGTTTACTAATATTGTTTATCCAACGCTGGAACCCAGGGTATATATAATTATTACAGTTTTGGTCATCCTTACCGCAGTGATAACCTCTATATACCCGGCAATAAAAG